One Pieris brassicae chromosome 11, ilPieBrab1.1, whole genome shotgun sequence DNA window includes the following coding sequences:
- the LOC123716627 gene encoding snurportin-1: MEGDIEVIEKAIQNLEAIGEKDEDLSHQDLYKNWGKYGSQEERRKELLETQKSNRQNKVDKLRGLINVVEQEKIFKPNNKVSYRPNIYVAGFHKTPQTYSNVLMLSEWLIEKPSDFETNWYIAPCPKAMRLLVIAFHGNTKCFTKYGHFKFECCTSLPGGNPKSSGNCVLDCFYDKESNTMYVLDLLAWNNQPMTDGETEFRQFWMQTHLNDISAIKKISNFNKVIFKLLPMIPCTKENLNNLFSKFPPCDDLDFPALDGLLFYHRQAHYFAGQTPLVGWLFPYMINEVLGQDITVRSEYLAGTPEDYTNQTDFISTFEEKLKQRNRRSRNNSSMETENVESEENRK; the protein is encoded by the exons ATGGAGGGAGATATTGAAGTAATAGAAAAAGCCATTCAAAATCTTGAAGCTATTGGGGAAAAGGATGAAGATTTGTCACATCAAGACCTGTATAAAAATTGGGGAAAATATGGATCTCAAGAGGAACGACGCAAAGAACTCTTAGAAACCCAAAAAAG caACAGACAGAATAAAGTTGATAAATTAAGAGGACTTATTAACGTTGTggaacaagaaaaaatatttaaaccaaATAATAAA gtgTCTTACAGACCAAATATTTATGTAGCTGGATTTCATAAAACACCTCAAACATATAGTAATGTTTTAATGCTATCTGAATGGCTGATCGAGAAACCCTCAGACTTTGAAACAAATTGGTATATTGCCCCTTGCCCTAAAGCGATGAGATTGCTTGTCATAGCTTTTCAT ggtAACACTAAGTGCTTTACCAAGTATggtcattttaaatttgaatgttGCACGTCGCTGCCGGGTGGTAATCCCAAATCAAGTGGAAATTGTGTGTTGGATTGCTTTTATGATAAAGAATCAAATACAATGTATGTGTTAGATTTACTAGCTTGGAATAATCAACCTATGACAGATGGAGAG ACAGAATTTCGACAATTTTGGATGCAAACTCACTTAAATGATATATcagctataaaaaaaatatctaattttaACAAAGTCATCTTCAAATTATTACCAATGATACCATGTACAAAGGAAAACTTAAATAA tttGTTCTCAAAGTTCCCGCCTTGTGATGATCTAGATTTCCCAGCATTAGATGGATTGTTATTTTACCACAGACAAGCACATTATTTTGCTGGCCAGACACCATTAGTTGGTTGGCTCTTTCCTTATATGATCAATGAAGTTCTTGGCCAAG atatCACAGTGAGATCAGAGTATTTAGCTGGAACACCTGAAGATTATACAAACCAAACTGATTTTATATCAACTTTTGAAGAGAAATTGAAACAGAGAAATAGAAGGAGTAGAAACAATAGCTCTATGGAGACTGAAAATGTG GAAAGTGAAGAAAACAGAAAGTGA